aaaagtagtgaatttagtcaaaaaggtagtgaaaaaatggggaaaaaatcatgtgttcatttttattgtttttttaaaattttgattgaattaaATTAAGAGATACTttctatacaaattttttccaatttcaaaattattttgagagGGGCGGGGTCGATTGGAGAGCttcctgaaaatttatttgaaaaaaagtagtgacttttttcaaaaaaaaaaaaaaaaaaaaagtcattagaTACCATGAttaacttttggtaattttcaatattggaGGGGGTGGGAGGGTCAATTTGACTTATTTAATGAtaatttctgcagttttgacaaatacTCATTCAATTATCAGAATTTCTGATTAattcttgttatttttcaataatctaagcacttgagcagtctgtgcaaaatcttacccaaatgagacatttcctcaaaatttggtcgttttctgatgagccatcaatttttgatatttttgagtgattttcaaaatcaattttgcaatttttatgatactttcttTGTGATTTGGGACTTTATTAAAcgtcgagatcgtcagaatttttactttggcctttgaccattattatttcttatagtatctgttgattgatcaataattttataactaactaatccactttgattttttttgtttcaggtgagtacaaatttccttccaaaaatgatagaatatcaACTCGCGTATGAtaatgagtaggtaagtaattttataatccttatgagaaaagttacgtaagtcatatctacacctgtgaccttttattttcaatggcaaatcaaaaaaaattctaaaatcacggaatttgaaaatcagctgaaaaaaTTGCCCATTAGGTTTGAATCggggtgatctgattttccgaatacaaatttacatagaaacagtagatcaaatgttcaagttcacaaacgattttgattttgaatgaatttttgaaaaatcaaacttggatcaaaaatgatatgaaaaaaacaaaattctaccaaatagaccaaaagAGCTTAAATTTGGTGtgtgccctgttttcgaccctccaaatcgattggaaaggtttcgaaccattttgagtggtagttccggagcaccctagcagatttttgaaaattgaaatttccgcaacatTTTATCcaaatgagtttttgaaatgaaatttacttagtactccatttttaatatgctgagtcgattgtaGGTGGTTTCAGGCTGGTCTGGAGCCTTCggttatattttggaaatttcaaattttctgaaaagtggtCTAAAACCCGTCCAAATTAACTCAAGTGTCATTTTCCCCCCAGAATACAGGGTATCCAACAGGCAGTGAAAGTATGTAgtgaaaaattggtgattttaaaaatgggtagtaaGAGctgtgaaaaagtagtgaatttatagtcaaaaaagtaatgaaaaaatgaaaaaatccaaagggcGCAACAAAGACTctcaaattactgaaaaaacttattgaaattaagaaatactttgtatacaaattttcttccaatttcagtttttttggaaatttttgatttcaatcatTTGTTTTGTGTAGAGAGAGGGGTTGAAGAagggtagtgaaaaaaatattgatttttttcaaaaaaaaaaattctgttagatACGTACCGTGTACTTATTACTGTAAAAGTTACCtcgttttttcatttccttcaataATTCGTCGAAATCCGCCATTGTACCGTAAGTAGGATCTATTCCATAAAAATTAGTGATGTCGTATCCTCCATCAGCCATCGAAGAAGGGAAATAAGGCGTCACCCATATCGTATCGATGCCAATATCGACGAGATAGTCTAATTTCGAAATTATTCCTCTGATATCTCCAACACCATCTCCGTTGCTGTCTTTGAACGATTTCAAGAAAACTTCGTACATGGTAGCGTGCTTCCACCAGCTTCTATCCACAGCCCAGGAACTCGATATGAGGATCGATAATATCACAACTTGAACGAACTTCATTTTTACTATGTACTTAGAAAATCAACGATTCAAATTTGAATGCATGAATGATGAATGAGGAATGAGGTTGAGTGAAGTTCATTTTATATAGTTACTGAGTGACGGTTTATCGTTAAAAAGTGATCGTATTCTAATTTAAAAGATGATGTTCGTGATCTCATTCATTTACGTCAATATCTCAATGATTGTATGCGTATTGCCTGCGTATTAACTCTCTCTGCACTCCATTCGTGGCATTTATcaatattgaaataggtacctaattctcGAGTGGTCATTAATATTTGTAGTAAGTTTCCATTCCTGTTTAAATAAATACTTATTTGAAGAGATTTGTAAACgttaaatgatgtttttttgataattatttgatttttggtattctGCGCTTGTTTTCGGAGAATTAGTTTCTCATATTTCATTACCAAAGAATTCGAAGATTGAGTGATCTcatgaaaaatttatgtaaattgtaAGGTCATATTTGGAAGAAATTTGTTGGTAGGTGTACCTCGTacccatctgaaaaaaaatggctgGTTTGATAAATTATATCACGATTGGAATTTGAGGAGGTAGTAActaattgaaaattgttatttGAAAAAGATAGTCTAGATTTATTTGTCAACGCCACAAGTATTTTCAAATCTTCGCCACTGTAGTGCCAAGAGTCACTTGTAGATTGATTAAATCATCTTTGTTAAATAATTGCAGAATGAGTTACTTAGTCATTTTCGACAAATATTGCATATTTTATGCAATGCGCATTTAGTTTCTGAGCTTATAATTTCACGGTTTcgtatttcaagttgaattttttaaatcttagtgtatttttcaagtaggtataacgttttttcattctttctagTTCTTTCAAGTTGTCAGTTTGAGCATTGAAGAGAATTGGCGGCTTAATTTACGAGCTCGATCCTTTTTCTGCCTCGTATGTTTTGACGATTCAGAGCATTTTGTTcttcacaaaaataatttcacttgCATAGCCTAATTTAATAAATCACGTCtcgtttatcaatttttcattgaattttcacCGTAGGCATTTTAAAAAcgaagtcaaaatttcatgGCTTACAATTTTGTtgcacttttatttttttggtcggactaatgatttttttgaaaaattgaattttcgcaaTACGATAgggaatttgataaaattgccaattttttatcaaaatcgatccaagttgaactttttagCTTCACAAATTACTGAAtttaatttcttgatttttggcgaatttgaaaaaaaaaaacatttcttggTTTTTATGGAATaatcgaaatttgatcaaatggagataaaaatctgaaactttGGTTCAtagtaccttatttttgacctttcagATCGATTAATGGTGGTTTTGAGCCTTTTTAGAGCATTCTTGATCtttatatttttctgttttgaaaagatgctaaatttcattttggtctttcttacaattttttccaaacctgcaaaatgtaaaaatctgcTGAGGAAAGCTCCAAAAAGCGCTTAAAACTACCACTTATCGATTCGAGAGATCAAAAATAAGACATAATGCAAACAAAacctcaattttaccaaattttcgtctatttttttcacgattagTAGTCcatctgaatttgaaaaaattcgccaaaatatcgaaaaatgaagcTAAATATCTGAAATTGTGCTGGTGGGGGTATTTTAAAGTCCTTTCAATGAAAAACCCCATAACGACAATTGACCGAATATACTTGAAGATTCAGACCGggtcagatctgatcagattcaatcgtTTTCTTGTGGGAGTTCGTGTACTTGTACATATGTAGAAGTCTACTTCCTGAGACATTCCGTGCCAAATTAGTCCGATTTTGAGTTTAGGGTCTtctgattttgctcaatttttttttcctgtaggTTCCTTATGTTGGGATGGAAGAAAAATCGCAGTCATTAACTCCTCCCTCAACCCTTTGGAGGAAGGTCGAAGGTAGGTTAAAgatgtcttttttttgttcagcagttgaaatttctcgtcatTAGCCCAGCTTTGAATTTAAATTCTTCGGGACTGCTGATTGtgagttttggaaaaatctatTTGTGACGTTTCAATAGTAATGACAGtgatttcgaaaatattcgcccaaaaattgaaaagtgcaaagcaattttcgaaagcttcgCAACTATTGGAATACtctaacttgaaaatttgaaaaaaaatccaagaaacaTCAATCATGAATTTCCAGGATATTTACTTATAACCGTGAAATTTATATGATGGAATCTGCAAGACCAAGGGGGCTTGgagcctcaaaattttggtcaaaatgaaaaaaaatgtcaagtatCGTATGACATGATACATATATTGTTTTACACGTTTTTGAgagtgctgaatacgaatatcaacttatttttacaattaaGGCTCTCCAACATCCCCACTGCCCcccccaaataaaaaattcctcaaaattgaaaaaattgtgtggcATGTAGTTTATCAAGTTTTTGGGAGCATTGAATACGATTGTACGAATACCAGCTTGTGTTTTTTATTTGGTGCCTGCGACACCCTAATAATAATTGGCTCTTTCAATTTCCTCAGAAGCGAATGAATCAAGTTATGTGTAGGTCGTAGAATTTCAACGATGCTGAATAATTGATTATGTCAAACAAAATTATCTGGAAGTTTTTGGAAGAAATCCAACCGAATTGTATGAAATATATCACTAGTCTTCAGAAGATATATTGCTCTATCTACAATTGTTGAATAAGGCTGCGATGGAGAAATATGCAATAGAATACAtgtttgagtgaaaaaaatcgggTTTGTCAGTTCGACGGACGATGGAATATTCAgtacaaaaatataattcattGTTTCAAGTTGAATTCGGAATACATTTCAATTATgaaaacaaacaacaacaaaatactcaatttatgaaaaatgacactttttcaaatgtTGGTATGATCGGTGCCAAACTGGTATTTCTTGGTACATTTGGCCATTCCAGTTTTCCCTGCCATTTGAAGATACTTGAAGGGTGcccctgaaaatttttgattggacaagAATTGCTTGGCAATCTATTTGTACGTTGACAACTTGTTGTCCTGTCTTGTAATAGGAATTGTTTTGAGACAGTCTTATACATAGGTCAGGACAACACTTGAATGAGGTCGTAGAACAGATATGTTGAGGCGGTTTAAAATCGTCTTGAATTTTTCCCTGTTTAAATTATTACACGAAGAGTAGATAATTATTGGTTAAACGATCATAAAGTCATTGCAGCATATAATGAGAATAAATATGTGTAATTGTGACACCATACCCTTTTATGTATCCAGAATTTGGACTGGCTGCTACCACAGTCAAAGTTGATGGCAAATCGTGGATATTCGAGTGTAAATCGATCAAATTATTTTCCATTCCCAAATTCAATACAACAATGTATTTAGATTCCCGATAAGTTCTGCAATTGAAACGTGATCGTGAGCTTTTATTACCAAAATATTATGCATtatgatatgtacctatttcctTGTTGATGCAATGATGACGTTTACCTGGTGAATGCCAGGACCCATTTCGACACAGCGTATAATTTCAGATCACCGTATTTGAAAGTATCTGTTTTGCGAATTGAGACGAGATCTTTGAAGTAGCTCAAGAAGCTGTGAGGATGATTTTTCTGAGTTTCGACGTTTGTTAGCCAATAACTAGGATGTAGTGGTACCCATGGTTTTTCACCAGAAGTGAAGCCTATCGTGTGGTCAATTACGAAATTAAAGGGTTGAGTAGATAATCTTGTAAATTCAGTAATGGAGGATTATCCGAATTAGTATTACCTGAGTTGAATGAATCATCCCATTGCATCGGTAAACGAAAATGATCTCTTTCGACCCAGAGATTCTTGACGTGCTCAGGAGTAAAATCGAATAACTCTTGACTTGATTCTTCTCCATAATAAAGGGAAGCTGCTCCTGGCAGCATGGTAACCAGTGCCAGTAAAACGGAATTATATTCTTTATTGAATCGATAGAAAATTCTTCCTTGGTCGTGATTGCCTAGCTATTTATAttgagtgtgaaaaattgacctCTGTGAGTAAAGAATTGTAATCTATACTAATGTGCAAAAAAGTGAGTTggcattaaaaatttgtttcattaaCTTACCGCCCAATTCTGTGCTGCACCTTGGGGCAATCTATCTATCCAATTGTTCAAATGATCGATCATTTCTCGAGCATCTAAGTACTTTTTGAGCGTTGTGATTTGATAATTGAATGTGAAATGTGAAGATGGCGTCTTCTTCGTTCCATAATACTTAATTATGACCTCAGTTGCAGCATAAGCTTCGGTCATCATGGCGCTAAAACGAAATTCAGATCAATAACCACATCCGCATTCTATCACAGGAtgcttttgaaagtttgaaaagtatTATTCCTCGTACGTTTCGcgttcctttttatttttcttatcgtATTGTCGAAGAAATAGGTACATTTCGTTCAGGAATGGGAAGTTATCTGGATGATGAAATCGTCGACTGCTCCGTTCTTCAGTGCCTGCTTCAATTTTGGCGAATTCGTTCCCATAATCCTCCTCTCGAAGTAGCGGATCTTCCATTAAAAATGGCGCAGCATCTACTCGAAAAGCTGTCACACCTTTATCCAGccagaatttcatcaatgcctGAGGAATTAAAGAACTGGTcagaaaatgtccaaaattttcatgttggaCATGTGTAGCCTATGGCTAATTGGCTACCTACTTGTAATTCTTTCTTGACATTTTCATTGCGTAAATTAAAGTCTGGTTGTTTTGCGTGAAAATGATGCCAATAATACTGATTTCTCTGCTCGTTCCAAGTCCATCCTGAACTGGGTTTGGTGTAATCGAAAATGCTCGGCTGTAATTTCCACAATGAATCGAGGTAGATCTTGCGTTTttcttatgtaaaaaaattatttctgtcTATGGTTTGTAAAACTTACCCAATTATTTGGCGGAATAGGTTTACCATCTTGATTGTATGCTTTTGGATCAACCCAAACGTAGTAGTCGTTATATGGTTCTATTTTTTCtatcgatttttgaaaccattCGTGCTCATCGCTGCTGTGGTTGATCACCAAATCCATCACAAAGTTCAGACCTATTCATCAAAGAATATTGAACCATTAAAACTCTATCGATTCCGTGACCATGTGCTCAAATCAGGTTCTCCTGTTTACCTCGTTTCTTCATTTCTCTCAGAAATTCGTCGAAATCCGCCATTGTACCATAAAGAGGATCGATTCCGTAAAAATCTGTAATATCGTAACCTCCATCAGCTCCCGAAGAAGGATAAAATGGCGTCACCCAAATCGTATCCACTCCAAGATCTTCGAAATAATCCAGTTTCGAAGTTAATCCTTTAAAGTCTCCGATTCCATCACCATCGCTGTCTTtgaacgattttaaaaatacttcgtATATTGTGGCATATTTCCACCATGTTTTATCCAAAGCTGCGGAACCGCATATTACGAATAATAATGAACTTAGAATTTGAacgaatttctttttgaaacgATCACTGCGAAAATTTCTTCCACGTAACTTGCTGAGATTCCAGACTGAAATGTGCTCTTGGTGCTGATTTTCACTGgtttatattttaaattttggtgttACGAGATGCTATATGTTGACTAATATACCTATTAGGTAatctttttttataaattcataatTCGATCATTGATTTGTGCAAGTGATGGGCCATGTTGAACTGGAGTGGGGGTTTCACTCGTTTTATCAGATACGTCATACGTCAGACACCTACACAAGTGTCTGTATATTTCAAATACACCGAGTGCTATTTATTTGATTGCATGAAACACTCGGAGATTTTCTAAGAAAAGTTGTTATTTGTTGTTCTGCGTGTactcgaattttgattattatCTACATACTTGcgtaaatgaatgaaattttatgaagtaCATCAGGTCTAGCCAAATAGGTATGTGTTGCtttttcgaattaattattttcaatgttgTGATTTTATactattattttgataatttttttttggttttctgtgTGTTTATTACGCATCTGTGTGAATGCTtctggatgaaatttttttaaagatgtgTTGATCTTACAATATTCAGAAAGACATTTCACGGCGAAGTTCCaccaagtcaaaatttcaataatgctGAAGCGggctttttaattttatcaaaaatcagcATTCTTTGAACGCGTTTAtgggtacctagctacctactttagtcaattttgacagaTTTGATGGCATTTTTTTAGGATTTGGAATTTCCAAATAGTTGCTAGAGGATCCAAGACGGCCATAAAGCCATCTCTAATCGACCTGGCGTGACAAAAATACCAACAACATGAACTGGACGGTTTTtacaaatctttgaaaatccggaatttcaaaaaaaaaaaaaaaaaaacggacggaggctccagaacggcatGAAATCATCTTCAATCGAATCAGCATAATTATAAAAGTTACgttatatatatgtatgattcTAGCTTTTCATCCTTAttgggtaaaaaatttcaactttcaaaaatctactgaaggcacCCGAACTGATCAAAACGGTTCCAAGACTGTTTTCAGTCGATACATGGCGTGGGAGGGGGAGCTGTCGAAACTAAACTTCgtagcaaatttcagctttctagggcaatttgatgaaatttcgatttttccacatttttagctcttttattttgatttgaagttaGGTACTCATAATTAATCTAGATCGAAAGGATCTctgtaacaaaaattttaactagaaaaattcattttggaagaatttttaaagTGTGAATAACTATTTTGTTCAATCTCACCATTTCAAAAACGGCCAGGGTTGAgccattttgaaacattttgaaatctcCAGTCAGTTTCCAACTTTCTGAGTGAACTTTTAATCAGCAATTTcggaattccaaaaaaaaaaagaaaaggaatcagattttcaaaaactgtattCCATATTAAGTTTTGTGGTTGTTTTTGGTTCTTTTGCACGTTTTTTTGACAGCACAGGAGGGGGAGAGGAAATAGGATCTGATCGGAAGCATCAGTTCTCATTTGATATGAGCTTATCTTGACAGATCAAATCTGataagatctgatcagaccaaGGTTAGATTTTTGTTGGATTAAGTAAGGTAGGTA
This region of Planococcus citri chromosome 5, ihPlaCitr1.1, whole genome shotgun sequence genomic DNA includes:
- the LOC135847637 gene encoding maltase A1-like, with translation MADFDEFLREMKKRGLNFVMDLVINHSSDEHEWFQKSIEKIEPYNDYYVWVDPKAYNQDGKPIPPNNWPSIFDYTKPSSGWTWNEQRNQYYWHHFHAKQPDFNLRNENVKKELQALMKFWLDKGVTAFRVDAAPFLMEDPLLREEDYGNEFAKIEAGTEERSSRRFHHPDNFPFLNEMYLFLRQYDKKNKKERETAMMTEAYAATEVIIKYYGTKKTPSSHFTFNYQITTLKKYLDAREMIDHLNNWIDRLPQGAAQNWAVS
- the LOC135848408 gene encoding maltase 1-like; amino-acid sequence: MLPGAASLYYGEESSQELFDFTPEHVKNLWVERDHFRLPMQWDDSFNSGFTSGEKPWVPLHPSYWLTNVETQKNHPHSFLSYFKDLVSIRKTDTFKYGDLKLYAVSKWVLAFTRTYRESKYIVVLNLGMENNLIDLHSNIHDLPSTLTVVAASPNSGYIKGYGVTITHIYSHYMLQ